The genomic stretch TCGGGAGTTTTGGCCGTGGTTTCCTCTGCCTTTGCTGTGGTCTCAGCCTGTGCGGCCGTCGTCTGGGGTGCCGCTGTGGTTGCGGTCGAACTGCTAGCTCCGCTGCTGCAGGCGGCTAAGGAAACCGCTGCCATGGAAGCACACAGCAACACGCTTAAAAATCTTTTTTTCATTTTGATGATCCTCCTTTTTTTGTTTTAACGATACGTTTATTATGCCGGAAGGAGGAGGGAAAGTCTTTGCAATAATTTGAGTAAAAGGTATAAAATCATTGCATGGCGGAGGCATGGTTATCATTTCTAATTAGCCTCCGGTATTCCGCAGGGCTGACCCCTAGGTTCTTTTTAAACACATTGCTGAAATAATGCTGGTTTGCATACCCGGTAAGCTCCGCAATTTCGTAAATTTTCAATTCGCCGTTATGTAAAAGTTCTATTGCTTTTCGGATCCTGACACTGGTTAAATAATCGATAAAGGTAACTCCCATCTCTTTGCGGAACATCCTGCTTAAATGAGGAACAGAAAGATTCACATGATCCGCCGCATCCTGAAAGGAAAAATCCTCCCGTGAGTAGTTGTCCTCGATATAGAACTTCACATCCTTAATCACAGAGGAACCGGTCTCCAGTTCCTTCAACCGGCTGACAGCCGTTTCATAGGTTTCAGCTAAAGCTCCGTAATCATCTCCGTTCCCCTGTATTACTACACTGCGTACCGGCAAACGGGATTCCAGCATTTTACAATAGGTTTCTGATTGCTCCTCTGCAATTTCCGGGGCCGCCGTTTTTGAGATCACCACCAGATTTCCGTGCCTGTCCTGGCAGCTGTTTGGGTTCACAAGCCCCTGAAACATTTCATTTGCAATATTCTCAGCTACAAAAAACAGCAGATCTTCATTCCAGGTGCTTTTTACGTCTTCCATCTTCTGATATTCCAGGGAAACAACTGTAATTGTAAACGGCTCCGGAAGCAGCAGATTTAAATACTGGGAACGTTCCATGATTTCTTCTCTTGTATAATGCCCTTCCAAAGCCCTCTGCAAAAAGTCAGAGGCAAGATA from Lacrimispora sphenoides JCM 1415 encodes the following:
- a CDS encoding response regulator transcription factor encodes the protein MGYKVLVADDEYIIRRGIISFLRQYSDFELAAEAEDGVMALELAKDISPDVYFVDINMPFLNGLQFIKSLKEINPRAVEVIITGYDRFEYAREALKLGVFEYLLKPLMEGPFDEMMQRVRERLQREASEDKYLDWAKSMLAQNRTYLASDFLQRALEGHYTREEIMERSQYLNLLLPEPFTITVVSLEYQKMEDVKSTWNEDLLFFVAENIANEMFQGLVNPNSCQDRHGNLVVISKTAAPEIAEEQSETYCKMLESRLPVRSVVIQGNGDDYGALAETYETAVSRLKELETGSSVIKDVKFYIEDNYSREDFSFQDAADHVNLSVPHLSRMFRKEMGVTFIDYLTSVRIRKAIELLHNGELKIYEIAELTGYANQHYFSNVFKKNLGVSPAEYRRLIRNDNHASAMQ